The following DNA comes from Acipenser ruthenus chromosome 58, fAciRut3.2 maternal haplotype, whole genome shotgun sequence.
CTCGGCGCTGCTCGGGACAGTTCCCCCGCATCACCGCCTCATGTTATTTCCAGGGTCAGGTTGCGCTCCGCTCCGCTTCAGACTCTACAGTGTTTGAACATGTTCTCAAATCGCGTGTTGTTTTCTCGCGCTGTTGTCTGCGTGAGGCGCGTAACAGCAGCGCGTGGGTGCGTGCCTGCAGGTTTGCGCGGACATCCGGGCAACTTGGCGCGCACGCACATAGTGAGCGCGTTCACGACCCTTttttttgccggctagattgcagacgggagtctgcgcgtGACGTCACGGTCTGCACAGACGCAGCGTGGaaagctttggtagatgaacaacagttctgagcagaaccaaaacgGAGGTGGAGTTGAGAGAAATTCCTatcgcagaagaagtggatgcaatcgaagttccctttgtgctccaccagcttcataatttacagcatgatcagaaaatgtatagtagaaacagtcccagctataaagagataatataaatggctgtgtggtccagtggttaaagaaaagggcttgtaaccaggaggtccctggttcaaatcccacctcagccactgactcattgtgtgaccctgagcaagtcacttaacctccttgtgctccgtctttcgggtgagacgtagttgtaagtgactctgcagctgatgtatagttcacacaccctagtctctgtaagtcgccttggataaataaacaaataataatattagacagtactgtattttgatctgggacaaaaatagttcaaatacttgcacatatggtcacatatctcacttcaactacctgctattaaagctgatttattctccttaattcaaagtaggttattccctgtccctgatagcctttcatcaataaccaattacacctgctgaaaataacagagcggttttaggttcatttaaaccgtttagcattattattatgttttttttacatattttttacattgaaCTTCCGAAGCAGCGTTTAAGTCCAGATAGAAGGGAAAAGTGGCTTTCTGCTTTCATCGGCAGCATGAAGAAGGGTCTAAATGGAGTCCACCAGACTCAAGAACCACCTGCAGCGAACATTTTATTAATGATAACATAGTTATACTTACAGCATAAATTACAGTAATACACAATTATAACTTATACTTAATATAATAATAAGCACAACATTGTAAGACATTAGTAGCGTGAAGATTAATTTTTGTAATAAgatcagaaaataaacattttgaatactattcactggaacatGCGAGCACtgtaaaatactttttgaaataactattttagaCGACTCATCTGGCAAAATAGACACCAATTTAACCAGCTGTGGGCTGGAAATAATTAGTTTActgtatgcattattattattattattattattattattattattattattattattattattattaatcttgtATAGATCAGACATTCTTTTATcctaattactgtatttttttgtaattcattgttTATGGTCGGTCCCCCAGTGCAGAAGATACATTACACCCAGACTGCATCCCGTAGTTAATCCTGGGGTTTCTTGTGGGGTCTTACATATTAATGAGACATGCATCTTGCAACATCAAAACCtagaataacattttaaaataagtgtaCTTCCCCGGTGTAGATGAGAGAGATGTGTGTGCACATCGACAAACTCCACAGGTGGTCAGTCTGTCAGTTCATAGACCCAGAAGTCGGCCGGCAGGGTGTGTGGCCGTTGCTTTAAACCTACAACACCTCGTTTTAGTTTGTATCTATTATGTTTCGAGTCACGTCGGTTAGCCGTGTCCACCGGTCGCGTGTCACACCGCTTGACAACGGTTTGTTTTCAGCGGTTCCCGGTTGCTATGCGGAAGTCACTGCAGCCCTGATCTGAAGCCGCGGTATTTCAAATGAACAGAAGCCCGTTTTGCTTTAGTGATGTTGGctgcaaatgttttttctttccatGCAAAACTCGTCGTTGTTcttttattgaaatgaatgttcacATACTGAAGCTTCTTGCACTGACGGCAGAGTGCTAATATTGAACAACTACAGTAATACATGGAAGAGTTTGTGCTCCGTTTAAAAAGAGAAGTCAGGTTTGCACTGaccacagagtttttttttttaatcagacagCTCCACTACAGTACAGCGTTGTTTCCTCTGCCTTTGCGATTTCATTTTCACTGCAGTGTCTGTGGCAGTGTCCTGGGTGTGAACAGCATCACTGATTCCTGCATCTCTGAAGCCACGTAGCATAGCATGCGTTTCCACAGAGAGATCAGCAACAGCCTTCATCGGCCACTTCCACTCAAATCACTTCATTTCTTTACATATTGCATTGCAGCACAGCACTCTCAGTAAAATACCGCTTCAGCACACATTTATTTCACAAATTAGAGTCAATGAGAGtgacagtctgtattttatttgaaaaaaagataCTATACAGATGATATCATGGATAAGCATTTTATTTCTAGCATTATAAACATacttgtcaatcttcatgttttaatagtttcacaatcaATGGATTATGAAGGTACAATAAGCAACTAATATCGGTTCTATTCAAATCACGTACAAATCacgtattagtagtagtagtagtggtagcagGAGCTCATTGTTGAGAGGGGTTACATGTGTGGGTGCTTTTTATACATGTTTGAATATTTCTCTGtttagaactgtctttgtttctgtgattttggtACATCTCTCCTTCCTCCTTGTTATAGAAAATCTCCTTCATCTCACTCAGTGCAGCACATTTGTGAGCACGGTAATGAATGGAGTCTGGAGTTGATAAGGCAAGTTCATAGAATTTAAGAAAGGGATTGTAActgattgtgttttatattttctttaggaATTTGTTCAGAAGACAAAACTGGATTATCCTTGTGAAAGAGAAGATTCAATgatggagcctgtccatattaaagaggagagtcctgaactagaatcagtccatattaaagaggagagtcctgtactagaatcactccatattaaagaggagtgtcctgtactagaatcactccatattaaagaggagagtcctgtactagaatcactccatattaaagaggagagtcctgtactagaatcagtccatattaagcaggagagtcctgtactagaatcagtccatattaaacaggagagtcctgtactagaatcagtccatgttaaagaggagagtcctgtactagaatcagtccatattaaacaggagagtcctgtactagaatcagtccatattaaacaggagagtcctgcactagaatcagtccatattaaagaggagagtcttgacctagaatcagtccatattaaagaggagagtcctgtactagaatcagtccatattaaagaggagagtcctgtactagaatcagtccatattaaagaggagagtcctgaactagaatcagtccatattaaaaggGTTATTCTCAATTCTAAACCCTTAAGCAGCTTGCAGGACTCTCTTACCTGtggtgactgtgggaagaggttcagtctgTCATACTCTTTGAAAAGACACCAGAAAATCCACACAGGAGGGAAGCCACatcactgtaatgactgtgggaagagtttcagactgTCAAGGAGATTTCaaatacaccagcgaatccacactggagagaaaccatatacctgtgctgactgtgggaagagtttcgtACAGTCACAAAGCCTGAAACGTCACCAacaaatccacactggagagaaaccacatgtctttgctgactgtgggaagagtttcatagACTCACAAAGCCTGAAACTTCACCAACAAATCCACAGTGGCGATAAACCacttgtctgtgctgactgtgggaagagtttcaaataCTCACAAAGCCTGAAACTTCACCAACAAATCCACACTGGAGAAaaaccacatgtctgtgctgactgtgggaagagtttcaatcagtcaggCTATTTGACAAAACACCGGCGAATTCATATTTTAGtgaaaccatatgtctgtgctaactgtgggaagagtttcagtcattcaagcacattgaaaagacaccagcaaatccacactggagagaatcaatatgtctgtgctgactgtgggaagagtttcagtgagTCAAGCACATTGCAAAGACACCaacgaatccacacaggagacaAACCATATGTTtgtactgactgtgggaagagtttcaatcagtcaggCTATTTGACAAGACACCGGCGAACccacaaaggagagaaaccatatgtctgtgctgaGTGTGGTAAAAGTTTCACTCAGTTACACaccctgaaacttcaccagcgaatccacacaggagagaaaccagaTGTCTGTGCTGAGTGTGGTAAAAGTTTCAATAAGTTAAGCAttttgaaaagacaccagcgaaccCACACAagagagaaaccatatgtctgtgctgactgtgggaagagttacagagatttacaaaacctgaaacttcaccagagaattcacacaggagaaaaactgCATCCATGTAGTagatgtgggaagagtttcagtcagttagcatATCTTAAAACCCACCagttaattcacacaggagagaagccacatcgctgtaatgactgtgggaagagtttcagacactCAGGCAACTTAAAAATGCACcaacgaatccacactggagagaaacaacatgtctgtgctgattgtgggaagagtttcaggatGTTACAAACCTTGAAACTTCACCggcgaatccacacaggagagaaaccacatcactgtaatgactgtggaaagagtttcagatgGATGTACAGCTTGACAATGCACCAGCtattccacacaggagagaatccTTATCACTGCTTTCACTGTGGGAAGTCTTTTAATGCTTCCAGTTctcttaaaagacacaaatgcaagttgtgaaagtttaggcagaatgtgagtgtgtgttcattCATCCACACTCAGAAATTCCAGTCTTTTTCAACAGCAGCTTAATATAAAAACTGTGAGAACTCTGGTGAATGTCTACAGATGTTACAGATCCCTCAATATTAAACACTGCTCTGAAGCCTTTAATAAAGTACATTCTTAGTATGGTGAATGTTTACAGATGATACAGATTTATTGATATTAAACAGTTATCTGAAGCCGTTACATTATAAAGTTCATTCCTAGTTTGCAATCCGTCAAATATACAGACGCCTCGGGGCGTTGTGTGATACGAGGTGAagccgagtgcctccaacccctgagaagtctgtatattcaacgtatatggTGTGGGAGAAATTCATAGTTGTAATTGAGTGGTCTttgtaaaaatgacatttgaaatcttAAACTTTGAGGCTtaagatgctgtgatgttaattaagtgTGTCTTCCCCCAACCTTCTCCCATAACATTCGAGATCTGCTTCAAAGAACTGGATATTAATAACAGAGGGTCATAAAGATTTAAAGTAGATTCAGTTTAGATTACCTGCCAGTGTGATCTAAACAAACAGAACTGATTCTTATCTGTTAATTAAGAAAGTCTGTCTGAAGGCCAATATACAATTCTTCGtataaagggttaagaagtgGGACACCTGGTGGATACGAGGTGCCATGACTTTGCATATTATATGAATTGTTACCGTGAAACATGGAATGTTTAAGTGAATAGAAATTCCTAATCTCTTTATTCTAAAAGTTAATTGATAAACAGACCTTCACGAGGGTGTAATATTAATTTGTGGAACAATCTCAGGGTTTTAGATTTACTGAAACTATCAGATTGAAACGTAACAAATAAGTAATAACATACCTGATTTAAATGGGTtttagaatcattttaataacaaatgttGTGGTTTCccaatatattgaaatgtttattgtgttttaatgaagtttaaattgaaagtaattcttacagtattttactttaattattgtataacatgtttaacatttttatc
Coding sequences within:
- the LOC131724916 gene encoding zinc finger protein 345-like, with amino-acid sequence MMEPVHIKEESPELESVHIKEESPVLESLHIKEECPVLESLHIKEESPVLESLHIKEESPVLESVHIKQESPVLESVHIKQESPVLESVHVKEESPVLESVHIKQESPVLESVHIKQESPALESVHIKEESLDLESVHIKEESPVLESVHIKEESPVLESVHIKEESPELESVHIKRVILNSKPLSSLQDSLTCGDCGKRFSLSYSLKRHQKIHTGGKPHHCNDCGKSFRLSRRFQIHQRIHTGEKPYTCADCGKSFVQSQSLKRHQQIHTGEKPHVFADCGKSFIDSQSLKLHQQIHSGDKPLVCADCGKSFKYSQSLKLHQQIHTGEKPHVCADCGKSFNQSGYLTKHRRIHILVKPYVCANCGKSFSHSSTLKRHQQIHTGENQYVCADCGKSFSESSTLQRHQRIHTGDKPYVCTDCGKSFNQSGYLTRHRRTHKGEKPYVCAECGKSFTQLHTLKLHQRIHTGEKPDVCAECGKSFNKLSILKRHQRTHTREKPYVCADCGKSYRDLQNLKLHQRIHTGEKLHPCSRCGKSFSQLAYLKTHQLIHTGEKPHRCNDCGKSFRHSGNLKMHQRIHTGEKQHVCADCGKSFRMLQTLKLHRRIHTGEKPHHCNDCGKSFRWMYSLTMHQLFHTGENPYHCFHCGKSFNASSSLKRHKCKL